The Desulfomonilia bacterium region TGAATTTAAGGGCATAAAATCCTGTCAGAACAGTCAGAATTCCAAGAAAATAGATAAAGAATGTAGAACTGGGAACTGCAAGGACAAAATGCATCGAACCGATGGAAATATCCGTACATGGCTGGATAAGTCGCCATGTTTCAGGTGTCTGCTCCGGACAGCAGTAGGGTATCGTCTGCAGCCTGCCACAGGCTGACAGGCTTATTAAAGAAATGATCGACGCAGAGATACGCTTCATCACACCTCTAGTGTTTCAGCGGTTTTCCACACGCTCCCACATCTCGATATATCCCTCGGCAGAACGGTAAAGCGGCTTAAGTTCCTCATCCGTGAGCCCGAGATTCTTGAGGTCGGCCACGAAATCCGGGATCAGGCCATAACAGGCGATACCCTCGGTATTAAAGTCAAAGACGCGGTTTCCGGCCTTCAGCTGATTGAACTCACCGGTGCCGCCTACAGGATTTTTGAAGGGATATACAAGCGGATTGGTGGCGGGCGTCTCAGGCGGATTGCCGTCACAGGCCCGGCTACCGAAACGCGGACCAGGCTGCTTGCACATGCCGTTCACGTCGGAGCCGTATGGAATTGCAACCGGATACGGGCTCTGACTCATCACCCTCACCGCATTCTTATATGATTGAGCCCAGGACTCGGACGATATCGCACATCCTCCGTGCTTCTCCTGGTAAAGCATCAGGGATACGATACCTCCGAGATTGAATATTCTTGTGGCATACTGCCAGGTTATGCTCCCGTCAGGCGGGTCTATCCAGCTGTGGCTTGCTATTACCGGGTAACGCTCCTCCTCGCAGATCGAGAGCGCTTTGAATGCCATCTTATGGCTCATGTGGTCTGTTTCTATTATCATCTTCTTCTTTATCATCTCCCGGATGAAGAATTCACCTATGTCAGTAAGTCCTCTTTTGTTGTCTGACGATCTCATTCCGGCCGGATAATAGGGCACTACCGACCCGATTAGCGGCGCAAGCATTTTAAATAAAGGATTATCAGGATATGAGAACGAAGGTTCCTTATAGGTAAACGAAGGGTCGCTGCATTCCTCGAACTCGAAATATGACCCTCTTAGCAGGCGGTTTCCAAGATTCGGGATCACCGGCACCCAGACATTGGTCCCTCCGAAGGCATTGTTGAAAATATGGATGGGGAAGATGCTCCTTACACCCTTGTCGCGGTAAACCTGAAGCTGATCGGCAATATATTGCGGGTCGACTTTGTTCTCGTCTGCCGCGTTGAAAAGGGTTGCTACCTCAATGCCCAGGACGATGGCAAGCTTGCCGTCGGCAATTACATCCCGAGCCTCTTTGGGGGAATAAACAATGCGGAACCAGCCTTTGCCCGGACCTCCGCACTGGGCGTCTATGTAGTTTTCAAGACTCTTCACCTCATTCAGCTGACGGTCAACCGCGTTCATGTCGTTGCAGTCATAGCCGGGCAGACTGCCGTATATGCGGCACAAAAGCTCGTTGCTCACACAATGCACAACAGCCAGCCTCAAGCCGCCGAGGTATGCACGCTCTAGCCATCTGTAGTATACCATCTGATGCGTCATTGCGTTGTTGTAGGGCCAGTATTTGAAGTCGGGCCAGCCACTGGTATCGTGCCGGAGACGCCCCTCGGTCAGGTTGCCGATGAGGTCGTTTGCTCCGTTTTTCCCATGTATGTATGAACAATCCGGCAGAGCCCTGCTCACACCGAGCGGACTGAAATTCCTTCCGATTACCAGCTTGCCGCCAAAGCCCTCGTTGGCGCACAGATGAAGATGCGTATCGGCAAAACCGACTAGATTCTCTTTTGAGGGTTGCTTCATCGCTACAGCATCGGTGCTGATGTCCGCTTCAGGGAACGGGGTGCATTTTTCAGCAGTCTCTATTGTGAATTCAGACGCCTGGCCCCTGACGCCGGAGAGGTACAGTCGGCCGTCATTTGCGTCGGCTGCAAGCCACATGTTTCCTTTATAAGGCCTGAACGCAAAACGGTCATTACCAAGAGAGACGAATTCCCACATGGTATTATCATCAAGGGTTGATGTCCTTATTACATTTTTGTCCGCATCGATACTCAGATATCTGGCCCCTTTATCATAAAGCATATAGACGCCGAGATATGCCGGCTTCATGAAAAATGAGGAGGCCTTGCTCCGGTTTTCAGCTGATGCCGCATAACCGGTTGACGTGGACAGGATGAAACTGCCGTTTGCAGCCGACCTCAGGGCATAGCAGCCATTGGCGAAATCATATACGGTCTTCGCTGCGGCAGTGTTTTCTGTATTTGTTTTACCATCCGATGACTCTGAGTCTGTGTTGTCGGTACTGCAGCCTGCAAGTATCAGCAGTAAGATAACTGCAATGCAATAGTTCTTCATGTTCATAGCCACTCCTCAAAGATGAGAATTCTAATCTGACATTCATATAGCTATCAAATACCCTCTGCCACACGGGATTTTATTAATTTGATGAAGTTATTGATTCTCCTTGCTCCATCCCCACCATTCTTCATAATTTTCCGGCACGCTATCCCAGTATTTGGGGTCGCGTGACGGGTAATTCTCGGGATCTTTGTGATACCGTTCCACCCTGTTGAGCATCCTGAGATACGCCTCAGCCCCTCTGAAGAAGGAATCCAGTTTCAGGGTCGGGTCCTGTACCTGTCTGAACTTGATGAAATCAGGCATCAAACCGTAATGTGCCATGCCTTCTTTGTTCACATCGAAGGTACGTTTCCCGGTGACCTGGCGTTTGAACTTGACCTTTGATGGATCAACCACGCTTTCATTGTAAAGGCCCGGATAAAGGGGGCCAAACCCGTCAATACCATAATCGACAGCCTTTGTTGCAGTTGTATCCAGGCGTGGTAAAGAACAGGCGCCATTTACATCCGTGGTTATGGGCTGTCCAAGAACCAGATCATCTGAGGGATCGCCGTTCATATTGTACCATGAGGCAGGGACCATGTATGGTCTGCCGCCGTGGTAATAGAAATATTTCGCCCTTGCATTCTCGTTGTCCAGATACGCTCTGGAGCCAGGACCTTTCCTGCTGAGCTCGATTATGAAATTGAGATAGTCGAGATAGCAGAATCCATCGCCGTATATGCCAGGACCGGCATATGTGGGCGCTTTGCCGGCAATATGTTCGGAGAAGAGCCCGCCAAGCTGTATGATCTTGATCATGCGGGGTATGTCGAGCTGTTCATGTGTTTTTGCGTCAGGCGGTTCCAGGTCAGTGATACCGCCATGTGTTGCAATCACTCCCGGATACTTGTGTTCCCATATGATCTCCAGAGCCCTGTTGACCGTTTTGTCGCACATATGATCAACCTCGATGACAAAGCCCTTGTCTATCAGTTTGAGGATAAGCCATTCCCCGAGCTTTGTGAGCCCCATGCCATTGGCATGGCCCTTACCGGACGCTTCAGGCGGAAGGTCGGGTTCTATGATGGGGGCATATGGCAGATCAATGCCGAGCCTTTTCAAAAGCTCGATCGTCTGGGCCTGTGCCGTTGCATATTCTATCCCTGTTTCCTTATAAGTCACCCTTGGATTCGGGCTTGCCGTAATATCATAAAAATTGCCGCGCATGACCTTATTGCCAAGGTCCCAGACCATATTTACATACAGCCAGGCGCCGCCGTAGCCGTTGTTTATACCGTGAACCGGGAAAATCGTGCGGATGCCCAATTCATAATACTTATCGAGCAGGCCTTCGATCTCCTCAAGTTTTGCCTTAAGCTGGGCGCTGGTTATGTGGTGAGGATCATAAACGGGCAATTCGGCATCTGATATATAGTCTCTTCCTGCCCCGCACAATGAATCGACCTCTATTGCGAGTATTACCGCCATCTTACCCTGGCTTATCACCTTGCGTGCTTCATCCGAGCTTTTGCATATCCTGAACCATCCCTTGCCCGGACCGCCGCACTGGGCGTCTATGTAATCCTGCATCTTGTACATGTTCTTGATCTGGCTGTCGCAGATGGAAATGTCATCCTGAGGCGGCACATCCACTTTTGGCTTTATGAGGCCGTTCTTTACCACCGCAAGGACTTCGGCGTTAACCATCTCCTGTACCATGAGACGCTGCCCGGACAGCCATGCGCGCTCTATCCAGCGGTAATATGCCTGCTGATGGGTCTGCGAGTTAGCCGTGGGCCAGAATGAGAATGTAGGCCATCCGTCTGTGTTATGAGTTGAGTTGCCGTCCTGAACCATGCCCAGGAGATCAGTGGAACCGTTTTTACCGTGCAGCAGGCTGCAATCCCTTAATGCCTCCTGAATGCCAAGCGGGTTGAATGTCTCTCCCACAAAGGTTGTCTGGCCTGAAGCGAGGAAGTGATTCAGGTGAACATGGACGTCGGCAAAACCGACAATGGGTTCACCCACCGCCGGACGGGCCATTGCCATTGACGGGTCAACGGGCAATCCGTCACCGTCTTTTATATCGACATTAAGCTCAGCCTCGGGAAATGAAATGCAGTTATCAGTCCCTTCAAGCCTGAACCGGCATGATTCCGACAGACCGAATGAAAGTGAAAGTCTGCCTTCGGCAGAAGCTGAGAGAAACTTCCCTTTCGACCTGCCTCCTGAAGCTGATTTCAGTCCGAAAAGTCCATCCCCGACAGATACAAGTTCCCACATGTTGTTCTCATTCAGTGCGACCGTGCGTATCACTTTCATGTTTGCATCCACGCTCAGGTATCTGGCATCGCTGTCATAAAACATGTAGACGCCGAGATCGGATGGTTTCATGTAAAATGCCGAAGCACTGGTCTTATCCTGCGCGGCGGCACCATAAACTGAACCGGAGGAAGTTACAAATCCGCCGCTGGCAACAGATTTCAAGGCGTAGCAGCCATTGGAGAAATCATAGATAGTTTTAACAGGTGTGCTGTCTTCCCTTCCGTTTTCTTCCGCTGTCAGATCTGACTGGTGGTCTTTGCTGCTGCAGCCTGCAAGAAACAGGAGAACAGCAATGCCGAGGCAAAGGCTCTTCATTTTCATAAAAGCTCCTCCATTAACAGAATTTTAAGAATACAGAATCACAAGCTTCAATAGTAAATTTTAAGCTTACTTGGCCGTCATGTCAATGCACATAAAGACTATTTTTTATTCCTGATCATTAAAAGAGATTTCCAAATATTCTTGTTTATTGACGGGATTAAAGATTGTATTAGTTGAAACGATAATTTATTCAACTCTGATGCAGCCCCAGTTTAATGAGATTACCATTCCCGGAGGTTATTGAAAGATGCAGAAAACCGTTGAGCGTATTCCAGTATGGAAGATGATCATGTATTCGCTCGGCCAGTTCGGATGGTCGCTGCTCTCGGCAGTCGCGACACTGCTCACATATTTTTATATCCCTCCGGAAACGGGGGAAGCTGCATTTCCGCTGCTTGTGAGCCGGGAAGCAATATTCGGCATGACAGTAGTAGGCGTAAGCGGCTTCCTCGCCCAGGCAGCCGGACTCCTTTTCGACCCGCTGATGGGTGCATTATCGGACAGGAGCAAATCGAAAATGGGCCGCAGGCGATATTTCCTTCTTATAAGCTCCCTGCCGCTCGCTGTTATCTGCTATCTCATATTCAGCCCGCCATCGTCCTCACCCGGAAGGCTCAATGTGGTATGGGTTGTATCTGCAGTAGTTATATTCAACATTTTCATGTCCGTATACAGAATGCCGTACGGCGCCCTTATCCCTGAACTGGGACATACCTCAAAGGACAGGATGCTGCTCTGCACGGTCACATCCGTCACTTGGGCCCTGGGTTTTCTGGTCGGCGGCTCGCTTATCTATAATGTCAAGGATATCTTCCAGACCTCATTCGGAATGTCTCCTGTGAGCGCATTCAGAACTGTCGTGGCCATATACAGCGTGATAGGATTCATCCTGCTCTGCATACCTGTGATATTTGTCGATGAGAAACGCTACTGCACGGGTTATGTCTCGACCGAAACGCCAATACAATCCATAAAAAAAACATT contains the following coding sequences:
- a CDS encoding membrane dipeptidase, which produces MNMKNYCIAVILLLILAGCSTDNTDSESSDGKTNTENTAAAKTVYDFANGCYALRSAANGSFILSTSTGYAASAENRSKASSFFMKPAYLGVYMLYDKGARYLSIDADKNVIRTSTLDDNTMWEFVSLGNDRFAFRPYKGNMWLAADANDGRLYLSGVRGQASEFTIETAEKCTPFPEADISTDAVAMKQPSKENLVGFADTHLHLCANEGFGGKLVIGRNFSPLGVSRALPDCSYIHGKNGANDLIGNLTEGRLRHDTSGWPDFKYWPYNNAMTHQMVYYRWLERAYLGGLRLAVVHCVSNELLCRIYGSLPGYDCNDMNAVDRQLNEVKSLENYIDAQCGGPGKGWFRIVYSPKEARDVIADGKLAIVLGIEVATLFNAADENKVDPQYIADQLQVYRDKGVRSIFPIHIFNNAFGGTNVWVPVIPNLGNRLLRGSYFEFEECSDPSFTYKEPSFSYPDNPLFKMLAPLIGSVVPYYPAGMRSSDNKRGLTDIGEFFIREMIKKKMIIETDHMSHKMAFKALSICEEERYPVIASHSWIDPPDGSITWQYATRIFNLGGIVSLMLYQEKHGGCAISSESWAQSYKNAVRVMSQSPYPVAIPYGSDVNGMCKQPGPRFGSRACDGNPPETPATNPLVYPFKNPVGGTGEFNQLKAGNRVFDFNTEGIACYGLIPDFVADLKNLGLTDEELKPLYRSAEGYIEMWERVENR
- a CDS encoding MFS transporter, whose protein sequence is MQKTVERIPVWKMIMYSLGQFGWSLLSAVATLLTYFYIPPETGEAAFPLLVSREAIFGMTVVGVSGFLAQAAGLLFDPLMGALSDRSKSKMGRRRYFLLISSLPLAVICYLIFSPPSSSPGRLNVVWVVSAVVIFNIFMSVYRMPYGALIPELGHTSKDRMLLCTVTSVTWALGFLVGGSLIYNVKDIFQTSFGMSPVSAFRTVVAIYSVIGFILLCIPVIFVDEKRYCTGYVSTETPIQSIKKTFHNRDFVIFTASNTVYSMADAVLTLGIVYFMTVLLGLKETWVGIFGGSMFALSFVWYFFVNLAATKISKKKMVIFAFSIQALVYVMIYMARQVPVPLMVWVWTIIVLQSIVAATTGIVPGAINADIIRADSIRTGVQREASFMGASSLFMKIPLALPPLVFPSLLLLGRSPEHNTGVRLAALIAFGLMALAVFILLFYNEKRTLETLAEEKVPDKVSSHDK